The stretch of DNA GCGATCATGGGAGACGCGATTCCGCATGAGATCATCGAGGCGTTGTCGCGGCTGCGATGGCTAGCGGTGATCGCGCGCGGCTCATCCTTCCGCCTCCGGCAGGTCGCCACCGATCTCGATCTGGTGTCGACGGCGCTTACGGCGCGCTATGTCCTGTCCGGAATCATCGAAAGCCCCGGACGCAGCGTCGCCGTAACGCTGGAACTGGCGGATACCAGCTCACGAGAAATCATATGGGCCGACCGGCTCGTCGCCCCTGTCGATGACATCGCCGACCTGAGGGCGCGAATTGTGGCGCATGTGGTGACGGCGCTGGACACACACGTTCCACTCAATGAGGCGCGCCTCGCGCGATTTGACGACCCTGCCGACCTCGATGCCTGGGCGCACTATCACATCGGCTTGGGACATCTCTACCGCTTCACGGCGACCGACACCGCGCTTGCGCATGCCTGCTTCGAACGGGCGGTCAAGGCGGATCAGCAATTCGCGCGGGCGCATGCGGGGCTGTCTTTCACCAGCTTCCTCGACGCTTTCCTGCGCCTGACCCCTGATCCGGCGGTGGCGACCCGCAATGCACGATGCCACGCCGAGCGCGCTCTGGAACTGGACGCTCTCGACCCGTTTGCAAATTTCACCATGGGCCGTTCGTTCTGGCTGACCGATGAACCCGAAGTCGCGGCCGACTGGCTGACGCGCGCGACCACGCTGAACCCCAACTATGCGCAGGGTTTCTACGCCGCAGCCTTCACCGAGATGCTGACCGGAAATGCGTCCGCGACCTTCGAGGGTCTCGATACCTCGCTGCGTCTCAGTCCGCTGGACCCGCTGCTTTACGGCGTTCACGGCGTCCGTGCACAGATGCTGATCCAGCAGGAGGACGATCAGGGGGCCGCCCGCTGGGCAGACCGCGCCGCGACCACCGTCGGCGCACACTATCTCATCGCCATGATCGCGCTCGCTGCAAACGGGCTCGCCGGTCGACACGTTCAGGCTGCCCGCTGGCGCCAGAAGGTCCGTCAACTCAAGCCAGACGCCACGGCGGCGGATTATTTCGCCGCTTTTCCCACACGGGACGGGGCTTCCCGTACGCGCATCGCGGCGGAACTGCGGCGGCAAGGTTTCTGATCCCGATACTTCGTTGCTCTAGATCGCAGGAGCTACGGTTGCTTTCAATGAATTGGCCTCGGGTGATAAGCCAGATCAGTTCCGGCCCCCCGTTGTCAGGATAAGTCGGCTAGCATGCCTGCTGCCCGCTGCGCCCCATCCCGCGCAACTGGCAGGGCGATGCGCGGTGAGTTCAGTTCTTCCAGCATCGCCTGAAAGCCGGCGCCGTGCGGTCAACTGAGACTGGTTCGCATTGTTCCGGCCGCGCTCTCTGGGCTTCTAGCGGTTCGGCCCCCGCACCAGAAGCTCGAGTGCCTGATCGGCAAGGTTGCGGGTGAGGTCGCCTGCCGGCATCGCGCGACACAGCCCCGCGGACTGGCCCGACCAGAGCGACATGAAATCCTCTGATCCCCTGGGCTCGGAAGCCGATCGCAGCGGTGCGAGAGCGCCGCCCGCCAGCGGGAACTGCGGCGCGTCCGCGGCGATGGGGCCCACATCGCGCATGATGCGATTGACGATGCCGCGGGCCGGCCGTCCGGTGAAGACGTTCGTCATTGCCGTGTCGCGATCGGCGCCGGCAGCAAGGGCGCGGCGATGGGGCTCCGCGATGGTGGCCTCCGGCGTGAACAGGTAGGCCGTCCCGATCTGCACCGCAGAGGCGCCCAGCATGAAGGCCGCCGCGATCCCGCGCCCGTCGGCGATGCCGCCCGCCGCGATGACCGGCACGCGCACCGCGTCGACGATCTGTGGCACGAGCGAAAGCGTCCCTACCTGCGTCGCGATGTTCTCGGTGCGGAACATGCCGCGGTGCCCACCGGCCTCGGCACCCTGCGCGATGATTGCGTGGCATCCCTCCGCCTCCAGCCACCGCGCCTCGTCGACGGTGGTGGCCGAGGACAGGATCCTGGCGCCCGTCGCGCGTACCCGGTCCAGCAGGCGCTGCTCCGGCAGGCCGAAATGGAAGCTGACGACCTCCGGGCGCA from Halovulum dunhuangense encodes:
- a CDS encoding winged helix-turn-helix domain-containing tetratricopeptide repeat protein; this translates as MTWAFGDFRLDPKRFQLSRGVEPVRLEPQVLSMLIHLVRNRDRLVTKDEIVAAVWQGHDVSDASISSRIRSVRQAVGDDGARQSVIRTVHGRGFRFVAEANIVPSGHAASEGVAHPSPDHPGGRPSIAVLPFQPLGIAPELAIMGDAIPHEIIEALSRLRWLAVIARGSSFRLRQVATDLDLVSTALTARYVLSGIIESPGRSVAVTLELADTSSREIIWADRLVAPVDDIADLRARIVAHVVTALDTHVPLNEARLARFDDPADLDAWAHYHIGLGHLYRFTATDTALAHACFERAVKADQQFARAHAGLSFTSFLDAFLRLTPDPAVATRNARCHAERALELDALDPFANFTMGRSFWLTDEPEVAADWLTRATTLNPNYAQGFYAAAFTEMLTGNASATFEGLDTSLRLSPLDPLLYGVHGVRAQMLIQQEDDQGAARWADRAATTVGAHYLIAMIALAANGLAGRHVQAARWRQKVRQLKPDATAADYFAAFPTRDGASRTRIAAELRRQGF
- a CDS encoding NAD(P)H-dependent flavin oxidoreductase, which encodes MWPDRRIQDLFGIELPIIQAPMAGAGLSDLAVAVAEAGGLGSLPCALLRPDQLRTQFGIIRQRTARPINVNFFCHLPATPDAAREAQWRHRLEPYYREYGLDPNAPVPASNRAPFDEEFCALVEELRPEVVSFHFGLPEQRLLDRVRATGARILSSATTVDEARWLEAEGCHAIIAQGAEAGGHRGMFRTENIATQVGTLSLVPQIVDAVRVPVIAAGGIADGRGIAAAFMLGASAVQIGTAYLFTPEATIAEPHRRALAAGADRDTAMTNVFTGRPARGIVNRIMRDVGPIAADAPQFPLAGGALAPLRSASEPRGSEDFMSLWSGQSAGLCRAMPAGDLTRNLADQALELLVRGPNR